One window of the Arvicanthis niloticus isolate mArvNil1 chromosome 23, mArvNil1.pat.X, whole genome shotgun sequence genome contains the following:
- the Riox1 gene encoding ribosomal oxygenase 1: MDAISNGNGAALLKRGRGRRRRQPQPRGASVSALPLRPRKVRRHRKSAASRVAALRARALLSRDSDSKVASVGGKRDGPAELPEASRAAEPRPVPVRPRPASATLPRRVEGPIAVSRNLGTPAPLPGSHVDDPARPWDSPLQQVLAELNGIPSSRRRAARLFEWLLAPLPPDHFYRRLWEREAVLVRRQDRSYYEGLFSTADLDSMLRYEDVHFGQHLDAARYIDGRRETLNPPGRALPAAAWSLYQAGCSLRLLCPQAFSPTVWQFLAVLQEQFGSMAGSNVYLTPPNSQGFAPHYDDIEAFVLQLEGRKLWRIYRPRDPSEELALTSSPNFSQEDLGEPVLQTVLEPGDLLYFPRGFIHQAECQDGVHSLHLTLSTYQRNTWGDFLEALMPLAVQAAIEENVEFRRGLPRDFMDYMGAQHSDSKDPRRTAFMEKVRVLVARLGQFAPVDAVADQRAKDFIHDSLPPVLTDRERALSVHGLPIRWEAGEPVNVGAQLTTETEVHMLQDGIARLVGEGGRLFLYYTVENSRVYHLEEPKCLEIYPQQADAMELLLRSYPEFVRVGDLPCDAVEDQLSLATMLYDKGLLLTKTPLVPS, from the coding sequence ATGGATGCGATTTCGAATGGCAACGGCGCGGCGCTGCTGAAGCGCGGGCGGGGGAGGCGCCGGCGGCAGCCGCAGCCCCGCGGCGCATCGGTCTCGGCCCTACCCTTGCGGCCCCGGAAGGTCCGAAGGCACCGGAAAAGTGCGGCGTCCCGCGTGGCTGCGCTGAGAGCTCGCGCGCTCCTGAGCCGGGACTCGGACTCGAAGGTGGCATCGGTCGGGGGCAAACGGGACGGGCCTGCAGAGCTGCCGGAGGCCTCGCGGGCGGCGGAGCCCAGGCCGGTGCCAGTGCGCCCGAGGCCGGCTTCGGCGACCCTGCCGCGCCGGGTGGAGGGACCGATCGCGGTCTCCCGGAACCTGGGGACGCCGGCTCCGCTGCCGGGCTCGCACGTGGATGACCCGGCGCGGCCCTGGGATTCGCCGCTGCAGCAGGTGTTAGCGGAGCTGAACGGCATCCCCAGCAGCCGGAGGCGCGCCGCCCGCCTCTTCGAGTGGCTCTTGGCGCCCCTGCCGCCGGACCACTTCTACCGGCGGCTGTGGGAGCGGGAGGCGGTGCTGGTGCGGCGGCAGGACCGCAGCTACTACGAAGGTCTGTTCTCTACCGCCGACCTGGACTCGATGCTGCGCTACGAGGACGTGCACTTCGGGCAGCATCTGGACGCCGCGCGCTACATCGACGGGCGGCGGGAGACCTTGAACCCACCGGGCCGCGCACTTCCCGCCGCCGCGTGGTCCCTGTACCAAGCCGGCTGCTCCTTACGGCTTCTTTGCCCGCAAGCTTTCTCGCCCACCGTGTGGCAGTTTCTGGCTGTGCTCCAGGAACAGTTTGGAAGCATGGCAGGCTCCAACGTTTACCTCACGCCCCCCAACTCGCAGGGCTTTGCTCCTCACTACGACGACATTGAGGCTTTCGTGTTGCAGCTGGAAGGTCGGAAACTCTGGCGCATCTACCGACCGCGGGACCCAAGTGAGGAGTTGGCCCTGACGTCTAGTCCCAACTTCAGCCAGGAGGACCTTGGTGAGCCCGTGCTACAAACGGTACTGGAACCTGGAGACCTGCTCTATTTTCCTCGGGGCTTCATTCATCAAGCTGAGTGTCAGGATGGAGTCCACTCTCTGCACCTCACCTTGTCCACCTACCAGCGCAATACATGGGGTGACTTTCTGGAGGCTCTTATGCCTCTGGCAGTGCAGGCGGcaatagaagaaaatgtggaGTTCCGCAGGGGTCTGCCTCGAGACTTCATGGATTATATGGGGGCCCAGCATTCAGACTCTAAGGATCCCAGAAGAACAGCTTTCATGGAAAAGGTGCGGGTCTTGGTTGCTCGCCTGGGACAGTTTGCTCCTGTTGACGCTGTGGCTGATCAGAGAGCAAAAGACTTCATTCATGATTCCCTGCCCCCTGTGTTGACCGATAGGGAAAGGGCTCTAAGTGTTCACGGGCTCCCAATTCGCTGGGAGGCTGGAGAACCTGTAAATGTGGGGGCCCAGctgacaacagaaacagaagtccATATGCTTCAGGACGGCATAGCTCGGCTGGTGGGTGAGGGAGGCCGCTTGTTCCTGTATTACACAGTGGAAAACTCTCGGGTTTATCATCTGGAGGAACCCAAGTGCTTAGAAATCTACCCCCAGCAGGCCGATGCCATGGAACTCTTGCTGCGCTCCTACCCAGAGTTTGTGAGAGTAGGGGATCTGCCCTGTGACGCTGTGGAAGACCAGCTTTCCTTGGCAACCATGTTATATGATAAGGGGCTGCTGCTCACCAAGACACCTCTCGTTCCGAGTTAG